The Corynebacterium poyangense genome includes a window with the following:
- a CDS encoding ABC transporter ATP-binding protein has translation MNIDNSSTSAPLIAELTYGHNQPLGKFKKEFHIGKLYSFRGPNGCGKTTLLETLSGKRDPIHGQALFNNEDVRHLSQVSHITEISEPVFYPDMSVGEHFKLLSQHSGVDYDKIIAEWECEDFLNLPPSWLSSGQRQRLILAAHLAFPYRVYLADEPERHLDEYWVNFLIQKFREVTQADSIVICASHSPKIIAASDEVIELCDC, from the coding sequence GTGAATATCGATAATAGTTCGACTAGCGCCCCTTTGATTGCCGAGTTAACATATGGACACAATCAACCTTTAGGGAAATTTAAGAAAGAATTTCACATCGGAAAACTTTATAGTTTTCGGGGACCAAATGGCTGTGGGAAAACCACCCTGTTGGAGACATTATCGGGAAAGCGAGACCCCATCCACGGCCAGGCTCTTTTTAACAATGAAGACGTAAGACACTTATCCCAGGTTTCACATATAACAGAGATTAGTGAACCCGTCTTTTATCCCGATATGTCGGTAGGGGAACATTTCAAATTACTATCCCAGCATTCGGGCGTCGACTATGACAAAATCATCGCCGAATGGGAATGTGAGGATTTCCTCAATCTTCCACCATCATGGTTATCAAGTGGACAACGTCAGCGCCTCATATTAGCAGCTCATTTGGCATTCCCCTATCGCGTGTACCTGGCGGATGAACCAGAACGCCACCTAGATGAGTACTGGGTGAATTTCCTAATCCAGAAATTCCGGGAGGTTACCCAAGCAGACAGCATTGTCATTTGCGCCTCCCACTCTCCCAAAATTATCGCAGCCAGCGATGAGGTCATCGAATTATGCGATTGTTAA
- a CDS encoding serine hydrolase domain-containing protein translates to MKALDRVKDFPAAHVSAALVHADQHWQIGDINRSFELASVTKLLTSYGVLLAVEEGALELDQPMGPPGSTVRHLLAHASGVGFDSRRLSKPVGTRRIYSSAGYEILAEELTLLTGIEFPDYLREGIFDPLEMNDTQLYGSAGHEARSTVADLGLFIRELLSPTLLHPDTVLEAFTPQFPELVGVVPGYGMHKPCPWGLGPEIKGEKHPHWMGESMPAQCVGHFGMAGTYVWVHPETQRGMVMLSDEPFGDWAKPLWSEINDAIWAELSSSTAG, encoded by the coding sequence ATGAAAGCTTTGGATAGGGTTAAAGATTTTCCAGCTGCGCATGTTTCAGCTGCGCTCGTCCATGCCGATCAGCATTGGCAGATCGGCGATATCAACCGCAGTTTCGAACTTGCAAGTGTGACAAAGTTATTGACCTCCTATGGTGTTCTCCTAGCGGTCGAAGAAGGCGCCTTAGAACTAGATCAACCAATGGGGCCGCCCGGGTCAACTGTTCGTCACCTTCTTGCTCACGCGTCTGGTGTAGGTTTTGATTCCCGACGCCTAAGCAAGCCGGTTGGTACTCGTCGAATCTATTCTTCTGCCGGATATGAAATCTTGGCAGAAGAACTGACTCTACTCACCGGCATTGAATTCCCTGATTATCTGAGAGAGGGGATTTTTGACCCCCTAGAGATGAATGACACCCAGCTTTATGGATCAGCTGGACATGAAGCGCGCTCCACCGTGGCGGACTTAGGACTTTTCATTCGCGAACTGTTATCTCCCACACTTCTCCATCCAGATACTGTCCTTGAGGCCTTCACGCCTCAGTTTCCGGAGTTAGTGGGGGTGGTCCCCGGTTACGGTATGCACAAGCCATGCCCGTGGGGGTTGGGGCCAGAGATCAAGGGAGAAAAGCATCCACACTGGATGGGAGAATCCATGCCTGCTCAGTGCGTCGGACATTTCGGAATGGCAGGAACCTATGTGTGGGTTCATCCAGAAACTCAGCGCGGCATGGTAATGCTCAGCGATGAACCATTTGGGGATTGGGCTAAGCCACTGTGGTCTGAGATCAATGACGCAATCTGGGCTGAACTCTCAAGTTCAACTGCAGGCTGA
- a CDS encoding HAD-IIA family hydrolase codes for MTASISYLTDMDGVLIREGEMIPGADRFLHALAAHDIEFMVLTNNSIHTPRDLSARLKSQGLLIPPERIWTSATATAHFLSSQLKEGTAYVVGESGLTTGLHEAGWVLNDNDPDFVVLGETRTYSFEAITRAINLINAGARFIATNPDVTGPAPQGILPATGAVASLISAATGKKPYYIGKPNPVMMRSALNTIGAHSERTVMIGDRMDTDVKSGLEAGMRTILVSTGISDDAEVAKYPYRPTRKVDSIADVADRILDPFDDGYYAN; via the coding sequence ATGACTGCTTCGATTTCCTACCTCACCGATATGGATGGGGTTTTAATCCGTGAGGGAGAGATGATCCCCGGGGCGGATCGTTTTCTCCATGCCTTAGCCGCCCATGACATTGAGTTCATGGTTTTGACGAATAATTCCATTCACACCCCGAGAGATTTATCTGCTCGACTGAAATCCCAGGGTTTGTTGATTCCGCCAGAAAGAATTTGGACCTCTGCTACCGCAACTGCACATTTTCTTTCCTCACAGCTCAAAGAGGGAACTGCCTATGTCGTTGGCGAGTCAGGATTAACTACCGGCTTGCATGAGGCTGGATGGGTGCTCAATGATAATGATCCGGATTTTGTGGTGTTGGGGGAAACTCGTACCTATTCTTTTGAGGCCATCACCCGGGCCATTAATTTAATTAATGCTGGGGCTCGTTTTATTGCGACGAATCCGGATGTCACCGGCCCGGCACCTCAGGGAATTTTGCCGGCTACCGGGGCAGTCGCCTCGCTTATCAGCGCCGCTACCGGTAAGAAACCCTATTACATCGGGAAACCTAATCCGGTGATGATGCGTTCTGCCTTAAATACAATTGGGGCGCATTCGGAGCGCACCGTCATGATTGGGGACCGGATGGATACCGACGTGAAATCGGGCCTGGAAGCAGGTATGCGCACTATTTTGGTCTCGACCGGGATCAGTGATGATGCTGAGGTTGCTAAGTATCCTTATCGCCCAACCCGGAAAGTCGACTCCATTGCCGATGTTGCCGACCGTATTCTCGACCCCTTTGATGATGGCTACTACGCCAACTAA